The DNA window AGAAGTTGGCGTCGATCTCGACGTTCGCCGCGCTGCCGGGAGTACCGGCAGGAGGAGTTTGCGCGTATGCGCCGCTCGTGAACGCGAGCGTGCATACCAGAATCGCGCAACAGAGCGCCGGCAATGCCGTGACCCTTGCGCGAAGCATATTGGATACTGTATTGAGCATCATGACGATACTCTCCTGTGATGTGGTTGTGGATGAAAAGTTACTCATTGGATAAGTGGGTTTTAATTCTCAGGGACGGTGAGAAGAAAAGAAATCGGGAAAAGGTGATAGACCCCCCGTCCATAAAGGAATTATAGATCGAATTAAAAAAAGTTTTTGAACTCAATTACAGAGAGGTTATTGCTTCAGAGCCGGATAGAGAGTAAACCTGGGACGAACAAACAAAGCTCCCGTCTTAGCGCACAGGTCCATAGTACGAAAGTAATCCAATAGTGTCAATAGTCACATTTTCGCTTTACCTGATTATATTAATTTGCGAATGATCGCGAATTATTTTTGACGGCGACGCATCATCCGATTGTCTATCGAGAATGACGCGGGAGTAAAACAACGGGGTGGCTCGCTTGGAACCACCCCATCGTTTTATCCATTTCCTGACGGCTTACTTCATCAACACCATCTTCATCTCCCCGTGGAACTCCGTTCCGCTCGTCAAGGAAGTCGCCTGCAGCCTGTAGAAATAAACACCTGACGGCAATGCCGCTCCCTCCCGGTTCGAGGTGTTCCATTCGACCGACTGGAAGCCCGCCCCCATCGTCCCGTTCACGAGAGACGCGACTTCCTGGCCCAGGATGTTGAACACGCTCAACCTGACATGGCTCGCCTCGGGCAGATCAAACTTGATCTGCGTCGTGGGGTTGAACGGATTCGGATAGTTCGCATGGAGAGCATAACCGGCCGGCTTCGCGACAGACTGAGCCTGCTCGCCGCCATTGAGGCGTGGAGCCAGTGCTGCCTGCGCCTGGGCGCCGACTCCCACTGTGAAGCTCCCGATGACGAAGTCTTTCAATTCGGCGGTCACCGATGCGGATGCCCTTGTTTCGATCAAGAATGAGGCGAAACAGGGGTTCACACCGGGCAGACACGCCACGTCTATTCCGCCCTCAAAGAATGCGCCCTTCGGATAAGACGACGGCGATTTTCCCTTCGGGTTGTAGAGCCATGGCGGCGTACTCACCGTCGAATTGGTTATTGCAAACGAATTGGAGGCGTTCAGCGTAAGCTTGTTCAGCGAACCATCCGATCCGCCGCTTCCGACCCATTCGTACGCGAAGATGACCGGAGTCCCTCCGCCCTGGATGAAGTTGGAGAGGACCAGGAGGTCTCCGATTTCATGTTGTCCGGTAAATGTGTTGCTGCTCGTATTAAGATGGACAGTGTCCTGGAAGAACCAGAATCCGATCTGCGCATTCCCGTTCACCGAGTACCGGTCGCCGAAGAAATAGAGCCGCGTACCGTATTCGGCCGCTCCCGCGTTCAGGATATCGTCCTTATCCGGGGTCGATTGAACGTTATAGTGCCACTGGGTGACATCCACGATGTCCTTCGTTCCGATCACGAAATAGTCGTCGGCTTTCGACGGAAAATCAGAGACTATTCCGGTCGTGGAAGTCGGGTGGGCCGATCCGTTGAAGATCAGATTCCAATCATCCGGAGGATTCGGCGCGACGGCGTTTGGATCGCCGTCGAGTTCGAAGCCCAGGGTGATCGCGCCGTCCGCCCCGCAGGTCCCGCTCGGTGGAATAACATTCGACACATGCGCCGATGCGGTGCCCGTGCAACCGTGCGTATCGGTCACCGTCACCGAGTAATCCCCCGAGTCGCAGACCGTCGGGCTCTGGGCAGAGGAGGTGAATCCACCCGGTCCCGTCCAGCTATAGGTCAGGCCCGCCGGGCTCGCCGAGATCGTCGTGCAGGGATCGAAACAGGTGATCGATCCGCCTGTCGCGCTCGGAGACGGCGGCGTCCGTGTAATGACGCTCGCCGAACCTGAGCCGGTGCATCCCTTCGTATCGGTCACCGTCACGCTATACGTCCCGGCCGTGCTCGTGCTGATCGTGGAGGTCGTCGCGCCGGTGCTCCAGGCGTACGTCTTCGCGCCTGTCCCGCCGGACGCATTGGCCGTCAGAGTCGCCGAGCTTCCCGGGCAGACGCTGTCATTTGCCACCGTCACCGTGGGATTCGGATCGATGGTCAACGTACCCGACGTCGAGCCCGTGCAGCCCTTCGTGTCCGTGACCGTCACACTGTAGGTGCCGGCAGTGCTCGTGCTGATCGTCGAGGTCGTCGCGCCTGTGCTCCACGCAAACGTCGAAGCGCCCGTTCCGCCCGATGGCGTCGCGGTCAACGTCGCAGGAGCCGCGCTCGCGCAAACTTCCACGTTCGGCACCGAGACCGTCGGATTCGGATTAACAGTCGCCGTGCCCGATCCCGAGCCGGTGCAGCTCTTCGAATCGGTCACCGTAACGGAAAACGTTCCCGCCGTGGTGGTGCTGATCGTCGAGGTCGTCGCGCCGGTGCTCCAGGAATACGTGTAAGCGGGCGTGCCGCTGCTGGCGGATGCCGTCAGGGTGGCCGCGAGCCCGCCGCAGACCGCCGGGTTATTGACCGATACGGTCAGATTCGGATTGAC is part of the Bacteroidota bacterium genome and encodes:
- a CDS encoding T9SS type A sorting domain-containing protein — translated: RASGPQSLGTALGGRIAGAVDINGHLVGGDILLIVDYTNGGSKPVISVREWSTNSGGSWFLIADSLTTGKAFVVTNTSNVAAVAPGQGVSPNGSFTDTTVALQFVEFGLDLTGLNLLPIDPCNPLATALFQTRSSASFTSSLMDFALGRFAVIPPPLADAGPDQASCPQGDVSTFTLAGSAANGTPLWSVLSGRVAITDPTSLTSTITDTGTGTAVLLLTVTSNQNCGAATDTVVFTINPNPTVSVNNTDVCGGVSGTLTATPSGGTGAKTFAWSTGATTSTISSSTAGTYSVTVTDSKGCTGSGSGTLSLNPNPTVSVNSPTVCASALPATLTATPAGGTGAATFSWSTGATTSTISTSTAGTYSVTVTDTKGCTGSGTGTLTVNPNLTVSVNNPAVCGGLAATLTASASSGTPAYTYSWSTGATTSTISTTTAGTFSVTVTDSKSCTGSGSGTATVNPNPTVSVPNVEVCASAAPATLTATPSGGTGASTFAWSTGATTSTISTSTAGTYSVTVTDTKGCTGSTSGTLTIDPNPTVTVANDSVCPGSSATLTANASGGTGAKTYAWSTGATTSTISTSTAGTYSVTVTDTKGCTGSGSASVITRTPPSPSATGGSITCFDPCTTISASPAGLTYSWTGPGGFTSSAQSPTVCDSGDYSVTVTDTHGCTGTASAHVSNVIPPSGTCGADGAITLGFELDGDPNAVAPNPPDDWNLIFNGSAHPTSTTGIVSDFPSKADDYFVIGTKDIVDVTQWHYNVQSTPDKDDILNAGAAEYGTRLYFFGDRYSVNGNAQIGFWFFQDTVHLNTSSNTFTGQHEIGDLLVLSNFIQGGGTPVIFAYEWVGSGGSDGSLNKLTLNASNSFAITNSTVSTPPWLYNPKGKSPSSYPKGAFFEGGIDVACLPGVNPCFASFLIETRASASVTAELKDFVIGSFTVGVGAQAQAALAPRLNGGEQAQSVAKPAGYALHANYPNPFNPTTQIKFDLPEASHVRLSVFNILGQEVASLVNGTMGAGFQSVEWNTSNREGAALPSGVYFYRLQATSLTSGTEFHGEMKMVLMK